From Rutidosis leptorrhynchoides isolate AG116_Rl617_1_P2 chromosome 3, CSIRO_AGI_Rlap_v1, whole genome shotgun sequence, a single genomic window includes:
- the LOC139899752 gene encoding probable LRR receptor-like serine/threonine-protein kinase At3g47570 produces MKGLVELDLSHNNLSGQILRFLEGFSSLKALNLSFNDFDGEVPLKGVFTNASEFSITRNEKLCGGLVETWVSQIRKKGQPSLSSANERLLKVSYDQLLKATDGFYEANLIGKGGSSCVYKGVLEHVDKFVAVKVLHLQIRGAHKNFIRECEAWLSIRHRNLLKIITSCSSVDFQGHDFKALGYEFMPNGSLHDWLHSSVHASRLNLLQRINILIDVASTLDYLHNFCVPTIVHCDLKPSNFLLDDDMVAHVKDFGLT; encoded by the exons ATGAAGGGTTTAGTGGAACTCGATCTTTCTCATAATAATTTATCAGGCCAAATTCTTCGATTCTTGGAAGGATTTTCGTCATTAAAGGCATTAAACTTATCATTTAATGATTTTGATGGTGAAGTTCCATTGAAAGGAGTGTTTACCAATGCAAGTGAATTTTCTATCACGAGAAACGAGAAGCTTTGCGGTGGTTTGGTAGAAACTTGGGTTAGCCAAAT AAGAAAAAAAGGCCAACCGTCTCTATCATCGGCAAATGAACGACTTCTGAAAGTTTCCTATGATCAACTTCTCAAGGCTACCGATGGCTTCTATGAAGCTAATTTGATTGGCAAGGGTGGATCCAGCTGTGTTTACAAAGGAGTTCTTGAACATGTTGATAAATTCGTTGCGGTGAAAGTCTTGCATCTACAAATTCGAGGAGCTCACAAAAACTTTATAAGAGAATGTGAAGCGTGGCTGAGTATTCGACACAGGAATCTATTAAAGATAATAACTTCATGTTCAAGTGTTGACTTTCAAGGACATGATTTCAAAGCTTTGGGTTATGAGTTCATGCCGAATGGAAGCTTACACGATTGGCTACATTCAAGTGTTCACGCATCCAGACTAAACCTTCTTCAAAGAATAAATATTCTCATTGACGTTGCATCTACACTTGATTATCTTCACAATTTTTGTGTACCAACTATTGTTCACTGTGATCTAAAGCCTAGCAACTTTCTATTGGATGATGATATGGTGGCTCATGTTAAAGACTTCGGATTAACTTGA